A single genomic interval of Clostridium facile harbors:
- a CDS encoding homoserine dehydrogenase, whose protein sequence is MAKIAVMGHGVVGSGVVEITLVNGEQLKKRSGETIEVKRILDLRDFPGLSYSNLFTKDFQDIVNDEEISVVCEMMGGVSPAYEFTKACLEKGKSVVTSNKELVAQKGAELLQIAKQNNVNYFFEASVGGGIPIIRPLHQCLAANKIEEITGILNGTTNFILSKMLDDNMPFEEALALAQQKGYAEKDPTADIEGDDACRKICILAALAYGNHIYPKDVHKEGISKLTLADVRYARSWDGEIKLIGRAAPVENGKVTIMVGPMLVPQDNMLSSVDGVFNAVTVKGNMVDKVTFVGRGAGKSPTASAVVADVVDAVKSHGTSISQTWIDNGESMVADYLDDVVAYYMRVKTADVSAAKAYVEQRLPEVEFLDYDGSAEDEIAFVTQPMVARESHTLEQDLEQNGIQPVSKLRILQ, encoded by the coding sequence ATGGCAAAGATAGCAGTAATGGGACACGGCGTAGTTGGGTCTGGTGTAGTGGAAATTACATTGGTTAACGGAGAACAGTTAAAAAAACGTTCTGGAGAGACCATTGAAGTAAAACGAATTTTGGATTTAAGGGATTTTCCCGGACTAAGCTATAGCAATCTTTTTACAAAAGACTTCCAGGACATTGTAAATGATGAGGAAATCTCGGTCGTATGTGAAATGATGGGTGGGGTATCTCCAGCATATGAGTTTACAAAAGCTTGTTTGGAAAAAGGCAAAAGTGTTGTAACCTCTAATAAAGAATTGGTTGCACAAAAAGGTGCGGAACTGCTCCAAATTGCCAAACAAAACAATGTAAACTATTTCTTTGAGGCCAGTGTTGGTGGCGGTATTCCAATCATCCGTCCATTGCACCAGTGCTTGGCGGCAAATAAAATAGAAGAAATCACTGGTATTTTAAATGGAACCACAAACTTTATCCTTTCTAAAATGTTGGATGATAATATGCCTTTTGAAGAGGCGCTGGCATTAGCGCAGCAAAAAGGTTACGCGGAGAAAGACCCAACAGCGGATATTGAAGGGGATGACGCCTGCCGTAAAATTTGTATTTTGGCAGCTTTGGCTTATGGCAACCATATCTATCCAAAGGATGTACATAAAGAAGGAATTAGTAAGCTGACATTGGCAGATGTACGATATGCCCGTAGTTGGGACGGTGAGATTAAACTCATTGGCCGTGCGGCTCCTGTAGAAAATGGAAAAGTTACTATCATGGTTGGTCCAATGTTGGTTCCACAGGATAATATGCTTTCCAGCGTGGACGGTGTATTTAATGCTGTTACAGTAAAGGGAAACATGGTGGATAAAGTAACCTTTGTTGGTCGTGGCGCTGGCAAATCCCCAACCGCAAGCGCAGTGGTTGCAGATGTTGTAGATGCGGTAAAATCCCATGGTACAAGTATTTCTCAAACTTGGATTGACAATGGAGAATCTATGGTAGCAGATTATCTAGACGATGTTGTCGCCTATTATATGCGTGTAAAAACAGCCGATGTATCTGCGGCGAAAGCATATGTGGAACAACGTTTGCCAGAAGTAGAATTTTTGGATTATGATGGCAGCGCAGAAGATGAAATTGCGTTTGTAACACAACCTATGGTGGCAAGAGAAAGCCATACTTTGGAACAAGATTTAGAACAGAATGGTATCCAGCCTGTTTCCAAACTGCGCATTTTACAATAA
- the thrB gene encoding homoserine kinase, whose translation MIKIKIPATSANLGAGFDSLGLAVNLYNYVYMEESDTTLITSLDQTEVPSGEDNLVFVSAKKVYDLCGKPLKGLRIRQKNDIPMTRGLGSSSACIIAGLVGANHMLGKPFSVDELVDLAAEIEGHPDNTTPALLGGIVTSVYDGKEVRWVKQEVHRDLFFYAIIPDFELKTETARAALPQKIDFKDAVFNLSRAALFSASLLQGKYENLRVAADDCLQQPYRIPMIKCGKEILDATYKFGSYASYISGAGPTIMAITAEDNHFFAMNIRETLDQYKLYGYRIMQLSIDNCGTQVFSD comes from the coding sequence ATGATTAAAATAAAAATTCCCGCTACCAGTGCGAACCTAGGTGCTGGATTTGATTCCTTGGGTTTGGCAGTGAACCTCTATAACTATGTTTATATGGAAGAAAGCGATACTACATTGATTACTTCTTTGGATCAGACAGAGGTTCCATCTGGAGAAGATAACTTGGTTTTTGTTTCCGCTAAAAAGGTATATGACCTCTGCGGGAAACCATTAAAAGGATTGCGTATCCGACAAAAAAACGATATTCCCATGACCCGTGGATTGGGAAGCAGTTCTGCTTGTATTATCGCTGGTCTAGTTGGGGCCAACCATATGTTGGGCAAACCATTTTCAGTAGATGAATTGGTGGATTTAGCAGCTGAAATTGAGGGCCATCCAGATAACACAACCCCTGCTTTATTGGGTGGAATTGTGACTTCTGTTTATGATGGCAAAGAAGTAAGATGGGTGAAACAGGAAGTTCATCGTGACTTATTCTTTTATGCGATTATTCCGGATTTCGAATTGAAAACCGAGACAGCTAGAGCTGCCTTGCCCCAAAAAATAGATTTTAAGGACGCAGTATTTAATCTTTCCCGTGCGGCGCTTTTTTCTGCTTCCTTATTGCAAGGAAAATATGAAAATTTACGGGTAGCAGCGGATGACTGTTTGCAACAACCTTACCGAATTCCAATGATTAAATGTGGTAAGGAAATTTTGGACGCAACTTACAAATTTGGATCTTATGCTTCCTATATCAGTGGAGCGGGTCCTACTATTATGGCAATCACCGCAGAGGATAATCATTTCTTTGCGATGAATATCCGGGAAACCCTGGATCAATATAAATTGTATGGTTATCGTATCATGCAGCTCTCCATCGACAACTGTGGAACACAGGTGTTCAGCGATTGA